One Glandiceps talaboti chromosome 2, keGlaTala1.1, whole genome shotgun sequence genomic region harbors:
- the LOC144445562 gene encoding UPF0764 protein C16orf89 homolog: MAIRMTLTCVMLILLQCLLLMFQVTEEKSDTTVYTVLHAVDKIVQYYDSEYMNMNLDGTYGLRVVEGQSSVLLDEYGKGLLQDVPTTIVENLQKIQSESKTIADKTLPYIEKKDVKYYNNLSPLMKSPWRVFLPHKKLNDVLVSSVKTEDRTQDLDEHASDRCMSKLLGTDEVDPPCTITPECWTIMTRPNQKMYALTHQVLYFSIGYQMKCSKSFDVVAKRKGMGSVRQIQDMMCGAILQEVRETANMGYPSNLEDLFMEQVFIGASLGYVDFVNLEWLEKILSWQFPNGCYGDIERKKDIAQLFEGLDASSEDNEKGRIDGLKIEHIKDAQRRKPRAVDIISEPFQSRKLQRTQHLNDGCEAHKTAVAAGAVVVHLRYFINPGPPGRQAMLQQSPRMNQDMVHNGELQSMSTGPSLSNFTMFLVVLSILLGAGLVVRQFFNQRRITFRQSYFKTTTA; this comes from the exons ATGGCGATACGTATGACTTTGACATGCGTTATGTTGATACTACTTCAGTGTTTATTATTGATGTTTCAAGTCACAGAAGAGAAGTCAGATACCACTGTGTATACAGTCCTACATGCCGTGGATAAGATAGTACAATATTATGACTCGGAGTACATGAACATGAATTTGGATGGAACGTACGGTCTACGGGTAGTGGAAG GTCAAAGTTCAGTGTTGCTAGATGAATATGGTAAAGGTTTACTTCAAGATGTACCTACAACTATTGTGGAAAATCTccaaaaaatacaaagtgaaaGTAAAACTATTGCTGATAAAACCTTACCATATATAGAAAAGAAAGATGTCAAATATTATAACAATCTATCACCTCTGATGAAGTCACCATGGAGAGTGTTTCTACCTCATAAAAAGTTAAATGATGTTTTGGTATCGTCAGTAAAGACTGAGGACAGGACTCAAG ATTTAGATGAGCATGCCAGTGATCGTTGTATGTCAAAGTTACTAGGAACTGATGAGGTAGACCCACCATGTACAATTACACCTGAATGTTGGACAATAATGACCCGCCCTAACCAGAAGATGTATGCACTCACTCATCAGGTTTTATATTTTTCTATTGGTTATCAA atgaaatgtagcaaatcTTTTGATGTAGTCGCTAAAAGGAAAGGAATGGGAAGTGTAAGACAAATCCAGGATATGATGTGTGGTGCAATACTACAAGAAGTTAGAGAGACAGCAAACATGGGTTACCCTAGCAACCTGGAAGATTTATTTATGGAGCAAG TGTTTATTGGTGCATCATTAGGATATGTAGATTTCGTCAATCTAGAATGGCTTGAGAAAATCCTTTCCTGGCAGTTTCCAAATGGTTGCTATGGGgacatagaaagaaaaaaagatattGCACAACTATTTGAAGGGCTTGATGCCAGCAGTGAAGACAATGAGAAGGGTAGAATTGATGGACTCAAAATAGAACACATTAAAGATGCACAAAGAAG GAAGCCGAGAGCTGTTGATATTATCAGTGAACCATTCCAGTCAAGAAAATTACAAAGAACACAACACTTGAATG atGGCTGTGAGGCACACAAGACAGCTGTAGCCGCTGGAGCTGTAGTAGTACATCTGAGATACTTCATTAACCCTGGTCCACCTGGACGTCAAGCAATGCTTCAACAGTCACCAAGAATGAATCAAGACATGGTACACAATGGAGAACTTCAAAGCATGTCCACTGGTCCTTCactcagtaattttacaatgtttttaGTTGTACTTTCCATCCTACTTGGAGCAGGTTTAGTCGTCAGGCAATTTTTTAATCAAAGGAGGATAACTTTTAGACAAAGTTACTTCAAAACTACAACAGCTTAG